From the Deltaproteobacteria bacterium genome, one window contains:
- a CDS encoding PAS domain S-box protein, translating into MRFKTKLILAFSVLLGLAGASIYFILSGYFQREITEEARRREITFVRGLRQGLEPLLANRDARSLNRRLRRIGRDMIQIRYIVILDENGQVIASSSGRRFPRCLLRAHPPQRANVTHDQVFHSENGSVRDFVFRSSRWPGTEIHVGMSEEFLRQDIRRARRTIGFVVLAWTGVGILLAWFLSFYLRRNLEDLSYALEKFGEGRLDFRLEEKGDPEVAALIRSYNRMADMLQERAAELLQSNERIEHLNAVLGAIRNVNQRITREKDRDRMLQGVCDDLCETRGFLHAWIALRDGAGEYFAFKQAGLGKDAASCILETLRSSDSTDPWNRALRTGEALTIESPSISCPKYPLPSPNDSQGLMTVRLEYGGEIYGLMTIGLPAKFINSEQERRLFEEVAGDLAYALHTLDLEEKGRRAEEDLREREERLRAVFEAVPNPIVVYDPNGHPQYLNSAFTRVFGWTLEELRGKRIPYVPEDQEAITAEKIREINETGGPVRIDTVRLTRDGKPVEVLLSAASIRGPHGEPDGMVVNLTDMTETKRLEKQFRQAQKMESIGTLAGGIAHDFNNLLMGIQGNITLLSYDIDPESPDFQQARGRIRNIEQLVRSGADLTKQLLGFAKGGKYEVKPTDLNRLVREQTRIFGRTKKEIRIHEKYDENLWMVEADRTQMAQVLMNLYVNAWQAMPGGGNLYVETANMTVEPDSIKAFEVKPGRYVKISITDTGVGMDEETQRRIFEPFFTTKAKGIGTGLGLSAVYGIVKNHGGFITVYSEKGEGSSFHIYLPASGDAATDSLSSPREDAIEKGKEGILLVDDEEMILEVGRGMLEKLGYHVFTAGSGKEALETYQRERERIDLVILDMILPDMPGKKIFEEIRAIYPPVKVLLASGYSLNGQAQEILAGGCLGFIQKPFTMNELSRRLRECLDPSPGR; encoded by the coding sequence ATGAGATTCAAAACCAAATTGATCTTGGCTTTCTCGGTCCTCCTCGGCCTTGCCGGAGCATCCATCTATTTCATTCTTTCAGGGTATTTCCAAAGGGAAATCACGGAGGAGGCAAGGAGGCGCGAGATCACTTTCGTCAGAGGACTTCGGCAGGGTCTTGAGCCTCTTCTGGCCAACCGGGACGCCCGAAGTTTAAACCGCAGGCTCCGCCGAATCGGTCGAGATATGATCCAGATCCGTTACATCGTGATCCTGGACGAAAACGGCCAAGTGATTGCAAGCAGTAGTGGGCGTAGATTTCCACGCTGCCTCCTCCGGGCCCACCCGCCCCAACGCGCCAATGTCACCCACGACCAGGTTTTTCACTCTGAAAACGGAAGTGTCAGGGACTTCGTTTTTCGCTCCTCCCGGTGGCCTGGAACCGAAATCCACGTGGGGATGAGCGAAGAATTCCTCCGACAAGACATCCGCAGGGCTCGCAGGACAATAGGCTTTGTGGTGCTGGCCTGGACGGGTGTCGGGATCCTCTTGGCCTGGTTTCTGTCGTTCTACCTAAGACGAAATCTCGAAGATCTCTCTTATGCCCTCGAAAAGTTCGGGGAAGGTAGATTAGACTTCCGTTTGGAGGAAAAAGGGGATCCGGAGGTTGCGGCCCTCATCCGAAGTTACAACCGCATGGCCGATATGCTCCAGGAAAGGGCGGCCGAACTTCTTCAATCCAATGAAAGGATCGAGCACCTGAACGCGGTCCTGGGAGCCATCCGAAACGTAAACCAGCGTATCACCCGGGAAAAGGACCGGGACCGTATGCTCCAGGGTGTGTGCGACGACCTCTGTGAGACCCGGGGGTTTCTCCATGCCTGGATCGCCCTAAGGGACGGTGCCGGAGAGTATTTCGCCTTCAAGCAGGCAGGACTCGGAAAAGATGCCGCCTCCTGCATCCTGGAAACCCTTCGGAGCAGCGACTCCACAGATCCCTGGAACAGGGCCCTCAGGACGGGCGAAGCCCTGACGATTGAGTCTCCTTCCATTTCATGTCCCAAGTACCCTTTGCCCAGCCCCAACGACAGCCAGGGTCTCATGACGGTACGGTTGGAGTACGGCGGGGAAATCTACGGTCTTATGACCATCGGCCTGCCCGCCAAGTTCATAAATAGTGAACAGGAGAGGCGTCTGTTTGAAGAAGTAGCCGGGGATCTTGCTTACGCCCTCCATACCTTGGACCTGGAGGAGAAGGGAAGGCGGGCAGAAGAAGACCTCAGGGAACGGGAGGAAAGGCTCCGGGCCGTATTTGAAGCAGTCCCCAATCCCATTGTAGTCTATGATCCGAACGGGCACCCCCAGTACCTGAACTCGGCCTTCACCCGGGTATTCGGATGGACCCTGGAGGAACTGAGGGGAAAACGCATTCCTTACGTGCCCGAGGATCAAGAGGCCATCACAGCTGAGAAAATACGCGAGATCAATGAAACAGGCGGGCCGGTAAGAATCGACACCGTTAGATTGACCCGCGACGGGAAACCCGTCGAGGTCCTCTTGAGCGCGGCCAGCATCCGCGGCCCCCATGGGGAACCAGACGGGATGGTGGTCAACCTCACCGACATGACCGAAACGAAAAGGCTGGAAAAGCAATTCCGGCAGGCCCAGAAGATGGAATCCATAGGCACCCTTGCCGGAGGGATCGCCCACGACTTCAACAACCTGCTCATGGGAATCCAGGGGAATATCACCCTGCTCTCTTATGACATCGATCCGGAAAGTCCTGATTTCCAGCAGGCCCGGGGCAGGATCCGGAACATTGAACAACTGGTGCGAAGCGGGGCCGACCTGACGAAGCAATTACTGGGCTTTGCAAAGGGGGGTAAATACGAGGTCAAGCCCACGGACCTGAACCGCCTCGTAAGGGAACAGACCCGGATCTTCGGGCGCACCAAAAAGGAGATCCGGATCCATGAAAAGTATGACGAGAATCTCTGGATGGTGGAGGCGGATCGGACCCAGATGGCCCAGGTCTTGATGAACCTTTATGTAAATGCATGGCAGGCCATGCCCGGCGGTGGAAATCTTTATGTCGAAACCGCAAACATGACCGTGGAACCGGATTCGATCAAGGCCTTCGAGGTCAAGCCCGGCCGGTATGTCAAAATCTCCATCACGGACACGGGTGTCGGGATGGATGAGGAGACCCAGAGGAGGATATTCGAACCCTTTTTCACTACCAAGGCTAAAGGCATAGGAACAGGTCTTGGGCTTTCCGCTGTTTACGGAATCGTCAAGAATCACGGTGGATTCATCACCGTATACAGCGAAAAGGGAGAAGGAAGCAGTTTTCACATCTACCTCCCGGCCTCGGGAGATGCCGCAACCGATTCACTATCCTCGCCCCGGGAAGACGCGATCGAAAAAGGAAAAGAAGGAATTCTGCTGGTGGACGATGAAGAGATGATTCTCGAGGTCGGCAGGGGGATGCTTGAAAAACTCGGATACCACGTCTTTACTGCCGGAAGCGGTAAAGAAGCGCTGGAGACCTACCAAAGGGAAAGGGAGCGGATCGACCTGGTCATCCTGGATATGATCCTGCCGGACATGCCCGGCAAAAAAATCTTTGAAGAAATCAGAGCGATCTATCCGCCGGTGAAGGTTCTGCTTGCCAGTGGATACAGTCTCAACGGTCAGGCCCAGGAGATCCTGGCCGGCGGCTGTCTCGGGTTCATACAAAAGCCTTTTACCATGAACGAACTTTCCCGCAGGTTACGGGAGTGCCTTGATCCTTCACCCGGGAGATGA
- a CDS encoding 4Fe-4S binding protein has translation MKNGTELSVLKARAEALKARLDLLEKQIKRKEQGDAPPRSRVATVDPERCVACGICEGSCPAKAITVREVPLVDPQLCMGCGICVEQCPKGALSLLDRGGELPGGVSSGQKSALQGYHKTRRLRYGRSIVFGNRGRFLRHPES, from the coding sequence ATGAAAAACGGAACCGAACTTTCTGTTCTAAAGGCCAGGGCCGAGGCCCTCAAAGCCCGGCTCGACCTGCTGGAGAAGCAGATCAAGAGGAAAGAGCAAGGCGATGCGCCTCCCCGCTCCCGGGTAGCGACGGTTGACCCGGAGCGGTGTGTCGCCTGTGGAATCTGCGAAGGCTCGTGTCCTGCCAAAGCGATTACTGTAAGAGAGGTGCCCCTGGTGGATCCACAGCTATGCATGGGATGCGGAATTTGCGTCGAGCAATGCCCGAAGGGGGCCCTATCCCTCCTGGACCGGGGAGGAGAACTCCCGGGAGGGGTGTCCAGTGGCCAGAAAAGCGCCCTTCAGGGTTATCACAAAACGAGGAGGTTACGGTATGGAAGATCTATCGTTTTCGGGAATCGCGGTCGTTTCCTGCGGCACCCTGAGTCCTGA
- a CDS encoding RDD family protein has product METTKGDFTVHTPEQVGFQYVPAGLGSRGAAFFLDFLIRAFFVLFIFVLVSLFSAVLPSLDPSGVLAGISGSWAVALGILAYGLVDLGYFLFFEAFWNGQTPGKKRFNLRVIRRNGQPIGWVESAVRNLLRALDILGGVYPLGLLVIFLSRNNQRIGDYAAGTLVVREERGKIPMGSVLEETSKESLFPGMEIQVLHLEARQYQLLRSFLERREEMDPNHRADLAKTLVRRLMEHWGIRDGGEADYEPFLERVVALYEARKKAV; this is encoded by the coding sequence ATGGAAACCACGAAGGGAGATTTTACGGTACACACCCCTGAACAGGTCGGATTTCAATACGTCCCGGCAGGCCTGGGCTCCCGGGGAGCCGCCTTCTTTCTGGACTTCCTCATCCGTGCATTTTTTGTGCTTTTCATTTTCGTGCTGGTCAGCCTGTTTTCCGCCGTTTTGCCTTCCCTGGATCCTTCCGGAGTGCTGGCCGGGATTTCAGGCTCTTGGGCCGTGGCACTCGGGATTTTGGCATACGGGTTGGTGGACCTGGGGTATTTTCTCTTCTTTGAGGCCTTCTGGAACGGACAGACCCCGGGAAAGAAACGGTTTAATCTCCGGGTGATCCGCCGCAACGGCCAGCCCATCGGGTGGGTCGAGTCAGCGGTGCGAAACCTCTTACGGGCCCTGGACATCTTAGGAGGTGTTTATCCCCTTGGACTGCTCGTGATTTTCCTCAGCAGGAACAACCAGCGGATAGGAGATTATGCGGCGGGAACTCTGGTGGTCCGGGAAGAGCGGGGAAAGATCCCCATGGGAAGTGTCCTTGAGGAGACCTCTAAGGAAAGCCTTTTTCCCGGGATGGAGATCCAGGTGCTTCACCTGGAAGCCCGGCAGTACCAACTCCTTCGTTCGTTCCTGGAGAGGAGGGAAGAAATGGACCCCAACCACCGCGCTGATCTGGCAAAAACTCTGGTACGGCGCCTCATGGAACATTGGGGGATCAGGGACGGCGGGGAGGCCGATTACGAGCCCTTTCTGGAACGGGTCGTTGCTCTCTATGAGGCGAGAAAAAAGGCTGTTTGA
- a CDS encoding FAD-dependent oxidoreductase: MERMFKKYPLGDLELVNRFVFPPIKLAYGKPDGTVTDRQLLFYQQVAKEGPGLVILEPVSVTPDGREHPKQLCVHHPGSGRELKKIVDVIHGQGRLVCLHLNHAGGAANPKATKSSPRAPSPFTCPSSGQTSEALTDQEIDDILEGYRSAAAKAVEAGFDAIEIQAGHGYLVSQFLNPKINRREDPYGKDRLLFARRVLSMVKEGAPDLLLILRLSGDEMAPGSGLSWNETVTLLELAEKEGIGAVHVGMGNACFSPPWYFHHASLPEGPQWDALAGIRKHTDLPLIVAGRMGRAEKVQRVLDDELAELVALGRPLVADPDLLEKWEEGFQEKIIHCGYCLQGCLHRVKSGEGLGCNVNPEIGRPELGRTDHPLKVLVAGGGPAGMSAARFLAQKGHHVTLAEEKDRLGGGFDLAWKAPGKEEMKATLDSLRRTLAPSGVTLLLGRSVDPGLVEQLSPDLLVWAVGAVQNLPEIPGLDNQYTLTSLEYFSGQREVKGKRILIIGAGRVGLEIAENLGRQSLDVTATKRTDPIGSNMEMVSRNLILKRLSEMKNVRLMPHTTVKAFTDTQVVIEQDGENKALKPFDTVILASGLISAPGPGEEIRRKVPRVEVIGDAAEVLDIYSATLAGYQLAGKY; the protein is encoded by the coding sequence ATGGAAAGAATGTTCAAGAAATACCCCCTTGGTGATCTGGAGCTTGTAAACCGCTTCGTCTTCCCTCCCATCAAGCTTGCCTACGGCAAACCCGACGGCACAGTAACGGATCGCCAGTTACTCTTTTACCAACAGGTGGCGAAGGAAGGACCGGGCCTCGTCATCCTGGAACCGGTTTCCGTGACGCCTGACGGGAGGGAACACCCAAAACAGCTCTGCGTGCACCATCCAGGTTCGGGGAGGGAGTTGAAAAAGATCGTCGATGTCATTCACGGCCAGGGACGCCTTGTCTGCCTGCACCTGAACCATGCGGGCGGGGCAGCCAACCCCAAGGCCACAAAAAGCAGCCCCCGAGCCCCCTCGCCCTTCACTTGTCCATCGAGCGGCCAGACCTCCGAAGCCCTGACGGATCAAGAAATCGATGACATTTTGGAAGGATACCGCTCAGCCGCGGCGAAGGCCGTGGAGGCTGGTTTCGACGCCATCGAAATCCAGGCCGGGCACGGGTACCTGGTGTCTCAATTCCTGAATCCGAAGATCAACAGGAGGGAAGACCCTTACGGTAAGGACCGCCTGCTGTTCGCCAGGCGGGTCCTGTCGATGGTCAAGGAAGGGGCCCCGGATCTTCTTCTCATCCTTCGCCTGTCAGGAGATGAAATGGCGCCTGGGTCCGGCCTTTCGTGGAACGAGACGGTGACGTTACTTGAGCTGGCGGAAAAAGAGGGGATCGGGGCTGTTCACGTGGGGATGGGGAATGCCTGCTTCAGCCCTCCCTGGTATTTTCATCATGCCAGCCTGCCAGAGGGGCCCCAGTGGGATGCCCTCGCCGGGATCCGAAAGCATACGGACCTGCCCCTGATCGTCGCAGGAAGGATGGGTAGAGCGGAGAAGGTCCAAAGGGTGCTGGATGATGAGCTTGCCGAACTCGTGGCCCTCGGGAGACCCCTCGTCGCCGATCCCGACCTTCTGGAAAAGTGGGAGGAAGGTTTCCAGGAGAAGATCATCCATTGCGGGTATTGCCTCCAGGGATGTCTCCACCGGGTCAAGAGTGGAGAAGGCCTGGGCTGCAATGTCAATCCCGAAATCGGCCGTCCGGAGTTGGGGAGAACTGACCACCCTCTCAAGGTCCTCGTAGCCGGGGGCGGGCCCGCCGGAATGAGCGCGGCACGTTTCCTGGCTCAAAAAGGCCACCATGTCACCCTGGCCGAGGAAAAGGACCGGCTCGGGGGTGGGTTCGATCTCGCGTGGAAGGCCCCGGGCAAAGAAGAAATGAAAGCGACCCTTGACTCCCTCCGCAGGACCCTGGCTCCAAGCGGGGTCACCCTGCTCCTGGGAAGGAGCGTGGACCCCGGTTTGGTGGAGCAATTGAGTCCCGATCTCCTCGTGTGGGCGGTAGGTGCCGTTCAAAACCTTCCGGAAATACCTGGGCTAGACAACCAGTATACCCTCACCTCACTGGAATATTTTTCAGGCCAAAGGGAGGTCAAAGGCAAGCGTATCCTGATCATCGGCGCCGGCCGGGTCGGGCTGGAGATTGCAGAAAATCTGGGACGGCAAAGCCTGGATGTGACTGCGACAAAACGCACCGACCCCATTGGGAGCAATATGGAGATGGTTTCAAGAAATCTGATCCTGAAGCGCCTCTCGGAGATGAAAAACGTCCGACTCATGCCCCATACGACTGTCAAGGCCTTCACAGACACCCAGGTAGTTATAGAGCAGGACGGAGAGAACAAGGCTCTCAAACCCTTTGACACGGTGATTCTCGCATCGGGCCTGATCTCCGCGCCCGGGCCTGGAGAAGAAATCCGCAGGAAGGTCCCTCGAGTCGAGGTCATTGGAGACGCTGCGGAAGTGCTCGATATTTACAGCGCAACCTTGGCCGGTTATCAGTTGGCCGGGAAGTACTGA
- a CDS encoding DUF134 domain-containing protein, whose product MPRPRKRRFVQGPPIVDAFIPNRVPPWGRAEVVLPIEGLEAIRLIDYQGLDQEAAAGMMNVSRQTFGRILADARAAVAEALVMGKVLRIEGGHFELPPRGRRRHRHGWGGGF is encoded by the coding sequence TTGCCAAGACCCAGAAAACGCAGGTTTGTACAAGGCCCCCCCATTGTTGATGCCTTCATCCCCAACAGGGTGCCGCCGTGGGGTAGGGCGGAAGTGGTTCTGCCTATCGAGGGGCTTGAAGCTATCCGCTTGATCGATTACCAGGGTTTGGACCAGGAGGCGGCCGCCGGGATGATGAACGTTTCCCGGCAGACCTTCGGCCGGATACTGGCCGACGCCAGGGCCGCCGTGGCCGAAGCCCTGGTGATGGGGAAGGTTCTCAGGATCGAGGGCGGACACTTTGAGCTGCCTCCCCGGGGAAGAAGGCGGCACCGTCACGGGTGGGGCGGTGGTTTTTAG
- a CDS encoding peroxiredoxin translates to MKELKIGCGKPTGATVGDGGKNKDESIREGSMDVERAVPTARVGHKAPDFEAPAYHAGAFGQVKLSDYLGKWVVLCFYPGDFTFVUATELAAVAAKYGELQDLGVELLSVSVDSHFVHKMWQDYELSKMVEGGVPFPMLSDGPGNIGRAYGVYDEDAGVEMRGRFIIDPDGVIQAMEILTPPVGRNVNELIRQVKAFQHVRASKGEEATPSGWLPGKTTLRPGPGLVGKVWEVWKVEEAL, encoded by the coding sequence ATGAAAGAATTGAAGATCGGTTGCGGTAAACCCACCGGCGCGACCGTGGGGGATGGTGGAAAAAACAAGGATGAAAGCATAAGGGAGGGCAGCATGGACGTGGAGAGAGCCGTTCCGACAGCAAGGGTTGGGCACAAGGCCCCGGATTTTGAGGCCCCGGCCTATCACGCTGGTGCCTTCGGCCAGGTCAAGCTTTCGGATTACCTGGGGAAATGGGTGGTCCTTTGTTTTTATCCAGGGGACTTCACATTTGTTTGAGCCACGGAGCTGGCCGCAGTTGCGGCCAAGTACGGAGAACTCCAGGACCTTGGGGTGGAACTGCTCTCCGTGAGCGTGGACAGCCATTTCGTGCACAAGATGTGGCAGGATTACGAGCTGTCGAAGATGGTGGAAGGAGGCGTCCCCTTTCCCATGCTCTCAGATGGGCCGGGAAACATAGGAAGGGCTTACGGGGTCTATGACGAGGACGCCGGCGTTGAGATGAGGGGCCGCTTTATCATTGATCCCGACGGGGTGATTCAGGCGATGGAGATCCTTACTCCGCCGGTAGGCAGGAATGTGAATGAACTGATCCGCCAGGTGAAGGCCTTCCAGCATGTGCGCGCGAGCAAGGGGGAGGAGGCGACACCTTCCGGATGGCTGCCCGGAAAGACCACCCTCAGGCCCGGGCCCGGTCTTGTCGGAAAGGTCTGGGAGGTCTGGAAAGTGGAGGAAGCCCTATAA
- a CDS encoding DUF1638 domain-containing protein translates to MEDLSFSGIAVVSCGTLSPELNYLKKEGFLDTPHLYYTTPGLHQDVRELERQLVDRIRRAKESADKVLVVYGGKFCYVNVEEPTRTMRTIIQEQGPDVSRIEATHCMDMLAGEEERDRIAGEVAGGEKVWWMTPGWIQFRHQVFKGWDQGIANENFPKHTGGAVVLDGIGYVDRYMEEKPEEFLEYSDWMGIPIQGYPVSLDRFKSLLLEQVKKLKGD, encoded by the coding sequence ATGGAAGATCTATCGTTTTCGGGAATCGCGGTCGTTTCCTGCGGCACCCTGAGTCCTGAATTGAACTACTTGAAAAAGGAAGGATTTCTGGACACCCCTCACCTGTATTACACCACACCGGGACTTCACCAGGATGTCCGCGAACTGGAACGCCAGCTCGTTGACCGGATCCGCAGGGCCAAGGAATCCGCGGACAAGGTCCTCGTTGTCTACGGCGGGAAATTCTGTTATGTCAATGTAGAGGAACCCACCCGCACTATGAGAACTATAATCCAAGAACAGGGCCCGGACGTATCGAGGATCGAGGCCACCCACTGCATGGACATGCTTGCCGGAGAAGAGGAACGGGACCGGATCGCCGGGGAGGTGGCCGGAGGGGAAAAAGTCTGGTGGATGACGCCGGGATGGATCCAGTTCCGCCACCAGGTGTTCAAAGGCTGGGATCAGGGTATCGCAAACGAGAATTTTCCCAAGCACACGGGCGGGGCCGTGGTCCTCGACGGTATCGGGTACGTGGATCGGTACATGGAGGAAAAACCGGAGGAATTCCTGGAATATTCCGACTGGATGGGCATCCCCATACAGGGCTATCCGGTCTCCCTCGACCGGTTCAAGTCGCTCTTGCTGGAGCAGGTGAAAAAACTCAAGGGCGATTAG
- a CDS encoding DUF5320 domain-containing protein: MPGFDGTGPMGAGPMTGWGRGFCGPYGRSYGWRGYGRGRGFRRGFGPGFGRGRGFGWRGAYPAAWRPGYAPDYGVPYGMNPEDELGALKEEAQALKQDLEAINRRIEELEAEPSEA; the protein is encoded by the coding sequence ATGCCCGGATTTGATGGAACGGGACCCATGGGAGCAGGACCCATGACCGGTTGGGGCCGGGGTTTCTGCGGCCCATACGGAAGGTCTTATGGATGGAGAGGTTATGGGCGGGGTCGCGGCTTCAGAAGGGGCTTCGGTCCCGGTTTCGGCCGTGGGCGAGGCTTCGGCTGGCGCGGCGCATACCCGGCGGCCTGGAGGCCGGGGTACGCCCCTGACTACGGGGTTCCCTATGGCATGAACCCCGAGGATGAACTCGGTGCCCTGAAGGAGGAGGCCCAGGCCCTGAAACAGGACCTTGAGGCCATCAACAGGCGTATCGAGGAACTGGAGGCGGAGCCTTCGGAGGCATAA
- a CDS encoding radical SAM protein, protein MERKTMGENQASERKYLFGPVPSRRLGLSLGIDLTPFKTCSLDCVFCQLGRTTKKTVLRKEYVPIEAVIAEIEAWLASGGRADYLTLSGSGEPTLHSRFGDVLSFIRSHCGIPTVLLTNGTMLFHPEVRSAACNADIVKVSLSAWDQASYGWMNRPHPDLRFEQLIEGQKIFRDQFKGNLWMEVFLVAGMNSSPDDVSKIAALVEEIRPDRIHLNTAVRPPAEEFAQPLSRQRLAALVNLFRPTAEVIAEFTPHTTSGIRASQERVFFMLKRRPCTAEQIAEAFGMHLNEVSKIIGNLLRAHRILAERRDTAVYYRAKNTDEKSTEGMEGG, encoded by the coding sequence GTGGAAAGGAAAACTATGGGGGAAAATCAAGCCAGTGAGAGAAAGTACCTGTTTGGCCCAGTTCCTTCCCGCCGTTTGGGACTGTCCCTTGGAATCGACCTCACTCCCTTCAAGACCTGCAGTCTCGATTGTGTGTTCTGCCAACTGGGACGGACTACAAAAAAGACGGTCCTTCGGAAGGAATATGTCCCCATCGAGGCGGTGATTGCCGAGATCGAGGCCTGGCTGGCATCGGGGGGACGGGCGGATTATCTCACGCTCTCCGGGTCCGGGGAACCGACTCTCCATTCCCGATTCGGAGATGTGCTCTCCTTCATTCGTTCCCACTGCGGGATTCCCACCGTGCTGTTGACCAACGGCACCATGCTTTTTCACCCCGAGGTTCGAAGTGCTGCCTGCAACGCCGACATTGTCAAAGTTTCCTTGAGCGCCTGGGACCAGGCCTCTTACGGGTGGATGAATCGTCCCCATCCGGATCTCCGGTTTGAGCAACTGATTGAAGGGCAAAAGATCTTTCGGGATCAGTTCAAGGGAAATCTCTGGATGGAAGTCTTCCTGGTCGCAGGCATGAACAGCTCCCCCGACGATGTCTCAAAGATCGCCGCCTTGGTGGAGGAAATACGTCCGGACCGTATCCATCTTAATACTGCTGTACGGCCCCCCGCGGAAGAATTCGCCCAGCCGCTCTCAAGGCAGCGCCTGGCCGCTCTGGTCAACCTTTTTCGTCCCACTGCTGAAGTCATTGCAGAGTTCACCCCTCATACCACCTCCGGCATAAGGGCAAGTCAGGAAAGGGTATTCTTCATGCTGAAAAGGCGCCCCTGCACGGCGGAGCAGATCGCAGAGGCCTTTGGCATGCACCTTAACGAGGTTTCGAAAATTATCGGGAATCTGTTGCGCGCCCACCGCATTTTGGCGGAACGGCGGGATACAGCCGTGTATTATCGGGCCAAAAACACGGATGAGAAATCGACGGAAGGCATGGAAGGCGGGTAA
- a CDS encoding PAS domain-containing sensor histidine kinase encodes MTNGERKGPPVQAVEGDPREDLLFYRFIIDSLPVAILTVDSQYRITSFNPWAEEVTGYSRDEALGHYCGDILQGGMCKLDCPLKRAIRRESSFVRLDTTIQNKQGETIPVRMNTAALIDDKGALVGAVEAFQDISFMKAVEREKDNLISMFAHDMKSSLTIIGGFVLRLMKRATDLDDEKRRKYLGIIQEETNKLDFLVDDFLEFARLQTGKLKLNFETTSLDRELMELMETYQAKARQSGIKLEFQDDKILPVVEADPNRLRRAFTNLLDNAFKYSTKGGTITLSTRETPKEIMITIRDNGQGIDPEDLPHIFEIFYRGKGANGKEGSGVGLAIVKAIVEGHGGRVLVESEPGKGAAFTITLPKSRG; translated from the coding sequence ATGACGAACGGTGAGAGAAAAGGCCCACCGGTGCAGGCCGTGGAAGGAGATCCGCGGGAGGATCTCCTTTTTTACCGGTTCATAATCGACAGCCTCCCTGTCGCCATACTCACGGTTGATTCCCAATACAGGATCACGAGCTTCAACCCGTGGGCCGAGGAGGTGACGGGATATTCCAGGGACGAGGCCCTTGGTCATTACTGCGGCGACATACTCCAGGGCGGCATGTGCAAGCTCGATTGCCCGCTGAAACGGGCGATCCGCAGGGAGAGTTCCTTTGTCCGGCTTGACACAACCATTCAAAACAAACAAGGGGAGACGATCCCGGTAAGAATGAACACGGCGGCGCTGATCGACGATAAAGGCGCGCTAGTCGGTGCTGTCGAGGCCTTCCAGGATATTTCTTTCATGAAGGCCGTCGAGCGGGAAAAAGACAACCTCATCTCCATGTTCGCCCACGACATGAAGTCTTCCCTTACCATCATCGGGGGTTTCGTGCTCCGTTTGATGAAAAGAGCGACCGACCTGGACGATGAGAAGCGCAGGAAATACCTTGGGATCATCCAGGAAGAGACCAACAAACTGGATTTCCTGGTCGACGATTTCCTCGAATTCGCCCGCCTGCAGACCGGTAAACTGAAATTGAATTTCGAGACCACCTCCCTTGACAGGGAGCTGATGGAACTGATGGAAACTTACCAGGCCAAGGCCCGGCAGTCCGGGATCAAATTGGAGTTCCAGGATGATAAAATCCTTCCGGTTGTGGAGGCGGATCCGAACCGGCTGAGAAGGGCCTTTACCAATCTCCTGGACAACGCTTTCAAGTACTCTACAAAGGGAGGGACCATTACCCTGTCGACCAGGGAAACCCCGAAGGAGATCATGATCACCATAAGGGACAACGGACAGGGCATCGACCCGGAGGATCTGCCCCACATATTCGAGATCTTTTATCGGGGAAAAGGCGCCAACGGGAAAGAGGGATCTGGAGTGGGACTTGCGATCGTGAAGGCCATCGTGGAAGGGCACGGTGGGAGGGTGCTGGTCGAAAGCGAGCCGGGCAAGGGGGCCGCATTTACCATCACACTACCCAAGAGCCGGGGATGA
- a CDS encoding thioredoxin fold domain-containing protein has product MVAKGIVLMDFNAPWCTPCRLQEPIIRHLAVRFRGKVRIEGMNVDEHPDLALDMGIRSIPTLILFKDGKEMKRFVGLQSETTLAEALDNLLESVPEGRG; this is encoded by the coding sequence ATGGTGGCGAAGGGAATCGTCCTGATGGACTTTAATGCCCCTTGGTGTACACCCTGCCGCCTGCAGGAGCCGATCATCCGGCATCTCGCGGTCCGATTCAGGGGAAAGGTACGTATTGAGGGGATGAACGTGGATGAGCATCCGGACCTGGCCCTTGACATGGGGATCCGGAGTATCCCAACCCTGATCCTTTTCAAGGACGGCAAAGAGATGAAGCGTTTTGTGGGACTTCAGTCCGAGACCACCCTTGCCGAAGCCCTGGACAATCTTCTTGAATCGGTCCCTGAAGGCCGGGGATGA